The genome window ATAATAGTGTTGTCATGAACTGCTACATCTGCATGTATATTTTCTTTGTTCTAATGTGATATTTTACTACTTTGGTAGGTTCTGCTGCTGCTGACTGGGCGCCGGAATTTGAATCCCCACTCTGGTCCGATCAGCATGTGCTAGTTGCTAACCAAGGACCGAATGGCAATGGCTGGTGGTCTCCACAGCATCATTCTTCTCTCCTTGCTGATTCCAGATTGCACAGAACATCCTCATCCCCTCAGCAACAGGAACAACACAATCATGATGCACCTATTCTTGGACCAAGGCCATCTCCTTTGCACCGGACATCTTCATACCCGCAAAAGGAGCCTCAGTACAACCCAGCTGAAGTCATTCCAAATGCACCATACATGTCAAACTATCTACCTGGTGGGCCACCCAATTCAGTGCCTCGACAACCACATCAGATGAACATGCCATCTTTCAATGAATTTCAGATGCATATGTCTGCGCAAAGTGAGACCCCATTCTCCCAGTTTCCTCGTGGAGGGACACCTCCAGAGCCATTATTTGGTGGAAACCGGGGTCATATGATTTCAACAGGCTTCTCAACTAACAGCAGTGGACAACGAGACCATCTGCTGAATAATGGGCAGTTTCATGGGGAAACTGCCAGCATCATGCCAAATTTGCTGCCAAACCATCTACAACGTCCGAATACATTCATGCCCCCTCAATTGTTGACAGTACGCCAACAGCATGGCATGCTCCCAATTCAGCAATCTTCAAAGCAGTCATCAAGAACACAGACACACATGTTTGGCCCCCAGCATCCACCACAAATGATGAATAGGTTTGATAATTTTGGGATGCCTGAGTTCAGTGATCCAAGAGCAAGATCATCAATGCACCATGGCAGGCAAGGTCAACATTTTCCTCTCCATGGCTCTGAGTTTGGTATTATGAAGATGGGTAATGGGAGGTCAAGGTTTAGATCCAAGTATATGTCCACTGAAGAACTTGAAAACATTTTAAGAATACAGCATGCCGCCACTCATATAAATGATCCATACATCGATGATTATTACCATCAAGCTTGTCTGGCCAGCAGATATGTGGATGCAAGGTCGAAGCACCGCTTCTGCCCAACCTTGATTCGTGATCCATCATCCTGTACACGGAGTAAGGATGAGCCACATGCATACCTTAAGGTTGATGCCCTTGGGAGACTGCCATTTTCTTCTGTACGGAGACCGCGTCCACTccttgacgttgagccagcttctGCAACTGATGATGACACCGTTATTTCAAAGCCTCTTGATCAGGAACCTCTGCTAGCTGCTAGGATCACGATTGAGGATGGACTCTCCCTATTACTTGACATAGACGATATTGACCGCTTGCTTCAGTTTAGCCAGCAGCAAGATGGTGGTTTCGAACTTAAAAATAGAAGGCAATCTCTACTTGGTCAGCTGGCAGAATCGCTGCAGTTGGTTGATCCACTAGGTGCAAATAAAAACACACATCTGTCCGCAAATGATGATTTGGTATTTCTTCGCATTGTTTCTCTACCCAAGGGCCGGAAACTACTTTCACGCTATATCAACCTCATGGTACCTGGTAGCGATCTTGCAAGGATAGTTTGCATGGCAGTATTCAGGCACCTGAGGTTTGTGTTTGGAAATCTGCCCTCTGATGACGGCGCAGCTGAGACAGTAACTAAACTGGCTAGCGCTGTAGCATCATGCATTCGCGGGATGGACTTAAGTGGCCTCAGTGCTTGTCTCGCAGCAATTGTGTGCTCGTCTGAGCACCCACCCCTTCGGCCCCTTGGCCATGCTGCTGGCGATGGTGCCACTGTCGTCATAAAGGCTGTCCTGGATAGAGCAACAGAGCTCCTCACCGAGCAGCCTGCCGCGCCAGACTATGGCGCTCCAAACCGAGCCTTGTGGCAAGCGTCGTTCAATGCCTTCTTTGGGCTGCTCACTAAGTACTGCATGAGTAAGTTTGATAGCATGGTTCACACGATGCACAAGCTCGGTGCTGCTGCTGCAACAGCGATACGCAAGGAACTTCCGGTTGAGCTTCTGCGCGCCAGCCTTCCTCACACGGATGAGCAGCAGCGCAGACTACTGCTCGAGTTCGCCCAGCGGACCGTGCCCGTCTCTGGCCATGGCTCCGACGGGTGACGGACGGGCGGGTGGCGGCTGGTGGAACCATGGCATCTGAAACAATACCAGCTTAAGGTGGTCAGCGAATATTGGTGCGCTAGATGCGGTATTTTATTCTATCATACGCAGACCTGCCCAATGAATCGAGCGTTCCTTGAGCTGCAGTTCAGATGGGCATGCCGGCGTTAAGTGGATGTATGTCCCAGGTTTGGATCCGTCTGTTTAGGCTAATAGTATTCTCTCTGCACGGTTGCATCGCATCACCACTGGATAGATTAGCATGATTAGCTTCCGTCTGCAGGGCTGTGTTTCGTTGGCTCTGGGTGGGAACGGAACCCCCCTGCACGTTCCTTGAAGGCAATTGCAAGAAAATACTGCGAGCTGTTGGTGTTTCGGTTTGCAGTGTTTGTTTGTAGTGGCGTCAAGGCTTCCAAGGTTCTCATCTCATCACTCCGGACGGGTGCCAGGAAGATGTGGTTTAACACATGTATAAACTAGCAAATGCTTGGAAGGTTGATATTTGGTTCTGTAGCCAGCCATTCGAAGATTGTTGGGTGGGGGGTTTTGTTTCCTGTTATATTCGCAACTGAATACATTATCTTGCGAAGCTGTTCAGTCTGTAACGAGTTCATTGGGAATTCCACTATATATCCTTGTTATGGATGGTCAGGAGCTTTGTATTTTTGTGATTCTGGGTATTACCCTTGTGTTCCATAAAGGACGCTTTCTTCCTCGCTCCTGAATCCATTGCATCGTGTCCTGTCCGAATGGGTGATCTACACTTTTAGCTTTGCCTTTGCCCTCTAAAGATAATAGTCAAATTAAAGGACTGGATTCAAGAATCATCATTTTCTAAAAGTCGATTTGGAAAACAACTCTAGACCTGTTTTTAGTGGCTTTCGAATGGAACTGTAAAAACATATATCGAAAAACTTTTAACGGTTTTTAGTTATTTCTATCAAACAATTTTTTAGCTTTTTAATATCTTATAACCCacaacagctttttccacagtTCACAGGCCACAACAACTTTTTTTATAGCCCAACCAAACAAACTCTTGGGCCCTGTTTATTTGGGATTTTTTTCAACTTatagccaccaaaagctgctgcggattgCCAAACGCCACAACTTTTCAGCTTGTTTCCATAAGAATCGTTTTGGTAAAAATTCCAAAATCAATATAAACACAGGATTAGTCGAGTCGTCATTATAGCAGAAATCCGTCGTTTTTTATATCTTGAATCTTTTGAGCTACTTCATGTTTCTACGCACGTAATCTTCGCTATACTCAGATTATTTCTACAGCTAGATTTTTTTCATAGCCAGATTCTCTGATCAGAAAAAGCTGAGACACTTGGCCAGTCGGATGTATGCATGCATGTGCGGAGTAGTACGCACAAGCAACTGGCTGGCCTTGGCGAAGTTGCAGAGCGGCATTGAGCAGAAAGGAATACGGCAACCACCATGGCCTGTTGCCGTCACGACGGACTGAGCGTTCGACCGACGGCGAGGCGCTGTCTGGTCCATGCAGCTGCTCCGGGGCGGCAAATGGCATGTGTTTGTTCCTTCCTGGACCAGAACAGAACTGCATTTGCTCTTGTCGtggaccatatatatatataataaagttGTTTTCAAC of Zea mays cultivar B73 chromosome 8, Zm-B73-REFERENCE-NAM-5.0, whole genome shotgun sequence contains these proteins:
- the LOC100383823 gene encoding Protein PAT1 homolog gives rise to the protein MLPNGEAPSGSMPPVPAADANTSNSDDTRFDASQYAFFGNNVLEEIELGGFEDDNSSNAAFAGLDDLERPLSSQGIALEAEDSSFSDLDDLANTFSKLRRDVNLPKHIGVNNLGTSFSRESSAAADWAPEFESPLWSDQHVLVANQGPNGNGWWSPQHHSSLLADSRLHRTSSSPQQQEQHNHDAPILGPRPSPLHRTSSYPQKEPQYNPAEVIPNAPYMSNYLPGGPPNSVPRQPHQMNMPSFNEFQMHMSAQSETPFSQFPRGGTPPEPLFGGNRGHMISTGFSTNSSGQRDHLLNNGQFHGETASIMPNLLPNHLQRPNTFMPPQLLTVRQQHGMLPIQQSSKQSSRTQTHMFGPQHPPQMMNRFDNFGMPEFSDPRARSSMHHGRQGQHFPLHGSEFGIMKMGNGRSRFRSKYMSTEELENILRIQHAATHINDPYIDDYYHQACLASRYVDARSKHRFCPTLIRDPSSCTRSKDEPHAYLKVDALGRLPFSSVRRPRPLLDVEPASATDDDTVISKPLDQEPLLAARITIEDGLSLLLDIDDIDRLLQFSQQQDGGFELKNRRQSLLGQLAESLQLVDPLGANKNTHLSANDDLVFLRIVSLPKGRKLLSRYINLMVPGSDLARIVCMAVFRHLRFVFGNLPSDDGAAETVTKLASAVASCIRGMDLSGLSACLAAIVCSSEHPPLRPLGHAAGDGATVVIKAVLDRATELLTEQPAAPDYGAPNRALWQASFNAFFGLLTKYCMSKFDSMVHTMHKLGAAAATAIRKELPVELLRASLPHTDEQQRRLLLEFAQRTVPVSGHGSDG